CCGTAGGACCGCGGGACGGTAATCGCTTCCCCGGTGCGGCACCGAGACGTGTCACTGAACTTGTCATTGTCTGACGCATGTTTATACGTCCGCGCCGGTGCATGTGGGACATGGCCAGCGGAAATCGCGTCGAGGAACTCGAGTCCCGCGTTCGACAGCTCGAGGCGTCGGTGACGGGGTTGACGGACGAACTCGTCGAGTGCAAGGAGCGGATCCAGGCGCTCGAAGCGGAGGTCGACCCGCCGGACGCCGTCGCGGGACGGTCCGGGCGAACCGGCCGGGCGGAGGGATCGGACCCGCCAGCGTCGGAATCCGAAGGGGACAAATCCGAGCGGAGCGAGGAGGAAGAACGGAGCGATTCCCCCGGTGGCGACGAGATAATCGTCGCGTAGGGGGGTCGCCAACGAGCGCCCCATGCACATCAAAGAGCTCGTCCTCGACGATTTCAAGAGCTTCGGCCGTACGACCAGGATCCCCTTCTACGAGGATTTCACGACCATCAGCGGGCCGAACGGCTCCGGCAAGTCGAACATCATCGACAGCGTCCTGTTCGCGCTCGGGCTGGCCCGCACGAGCGGGATCCGCGCGGAGAAGCTCACGGACCTCATCTACAACCCCGACGACGACGGCGCGGCGTTCGCCGGCGAGCGCGAGGCGAGCGTCGAGGTGGTCCTCGACAACGCCGATCGCACGCTCTCGCGGTCGCAGGTCGTGAACGCCGCCGGGACGGAGAGCGTCGGCGACGTCGACGAGATCTCCATCCGGCGGCGGGTCAAGCAGACCGAGGACAACTACTACTCCTACTACTACCTGAACGGCCGGTCGGTCAACCTCTCTGACATCCAGGACCTCCTCGCGCAGGCGGGGGTCGCCCCCGAGGGGTACAACGTCGTGATGCAGGGCGACGTGACCGAGATCATCAACATGACGCCGCACGCGCGCCGCGAGATCGTAGACGAGATCGCGGGCGTGGCGGAGTTCGACGCCCGGAAGGCCGACGCGATGGACGAACTCGAGGTCGTCGAGGAGCGCGTCGACGAGGCCGACCTCCGGATCGAGGAGAAGGAGGAGCGCCTCGCGCAGCTCGAGGACGAGCGCGAGACGGCCCTCGAGTACCAGTCGCTCAAGGAGGAGCGCGAGGAGTACGAGGGCTACCTCAAGGCGGCGGAACTGGAGGACAAGCGCGCCCGCCTCGACCGCACCGAGCGGAAGGTCGAGCGCGACGAGACGAAGCTCGAGGAGCGCCGGCGCACCCTGGACGAGCGCCAGGGGACGGTGCTCCGTCTGGAGGAGGACCTGGAGGACCTGAACGCGGAGATCGAGCGCACCGGCGAGGACGAGCAGCTGCGCGTAAAGCGCGAGATCGAGGAGGTGAAGGGCGAGATCGCCCGCCTGGAGGACGCGATCGAGAGCGCCGAGGGGCGCATCGAGGAGGCCGAGTCGAAGCGTCGGGAGGCGTTCGTCAAGCTCGACGCGAAGCAGGAGCAGGTCGACGACCTCGACGCCCGCATCCGCAACGCGAAGGTCGCGAAGTCCTCGCTGAAGGCCGAGGCGATGGAGCGGGAGGAGGAACTCGCCGAGGTCGAAGCCGAGATCGAGGCGGTGGACTCCGAGTACGAGCAGCTGAAGACGGACCTCCAGGAGGCGCGCGACGAGCTTGAGGCCGCGAAGGCCGAGAGGAACGAACTCCAGCGCGAGCAGGACCGCCTGCTCGACGAGGCGCGGCGGCGCTCGAACGACCAACGCGAACTCCGCGAGGAGATCGAGTCCCTGGAGGCGTCGATCCCCGACCTGGAGGCCGACCTCGCCGACCTGGAGGCCGAACTGGAGAAGGCCGAGAAGAACAAGACCACGATCGAGTCGGTCGTCGACGACCTGCGCGCCGAGAAGTACGAGCGCCAGGACGAACTGGACGACCTGGAGGACGAGGTCAGCGCCGCCCAGCAGGAGTACGCGGAACTGGAGGCCAAGGCGGGCGAGTCCGGCGACAGCTCCTACGGTCGCGCCGTCACGACCGTCCTCAACGGCGGCCTCGACGGCGTCCACGGCACCGTCGGTCAGCTGGGAGGCGTCTCCGGGCGGTACGCGACGGCGTGTGAGACCGCCGCCGGGGGTCGCCTCGCGAACGTCGTCGTGGACGACGACGGGGTCGGCCAGCGCTGCATCGAGTACCTGAAGTCGCGCAACGCGGGCCGGGCGACCTTCCTCCCGATCAACAAGATGCGCCAGCGCTCGCTGCCGAGCGAGCCGAGCCGCGACGGCGTCGTGGGGTTCGCCTACGACCTGATCGACTTCGATCCCCAGTACGCCGGGGTCTTCTCCTACGTCGTCGGCGACACGCTCGTCGTCGAGGACATGGCGACCGCCCGCGACCTGATGGGCCAGTTCCGGATGGTGACCCTGGAGGGGGAACTCGTCGAGAAGAGCGGCGCGATGACCGGCGGCTCCCGCTCGGGATCGCGCTACTCCTTCTCCTCGGGGAAGGGTCAGCTCGAACGGGTCGCCGAGCGGATCACCCGCCTCGAGGACGAGCGCCGCGAGGCCCGCGAGGAGCTACGGGACGTGGAGAGCCGCCTCGACGACGCCCGCGACCGGCAGGCGGCCGCCGCCGACAAGGTGCGCGAGGTCCGGACGGAGATCGAGCGGACCGAGGGGCGCATCGAGGACGTGCGCGAGACGATCGCGGCGAAGGAGACCCGGGTGGCGGAGATCGACGAGGAGCGCGAGGCGGTCGCCGAGCGCATGGAGGCGCTCGAGGACGAGATCGCCGAGGCGACCGAGACCGTCGCCGGGATCGAGGAGCGCATCGCGGACCTGGAGGAGGAACTCAGGAACTCGGCGGTGGCGGAACTCACCGAGCGCGCCGAGGAGATCCGCGCCGAGATCGCCGACCTGGAGGACGAGATGGACGACCTCGACGGCGACCTCAACGAACTCGGACTCGAGAAGCAGTACGCCGAGGACGCCATCGAGGAACTCCACGAGACCATCGAGGACGCGCAGAACCGCAAGGCTGAGGCGGAGACGCGCGTCGCCGACCTGGAGGCGGAGATCGAGACGAAGGAGGCCGCGCTCGCGGAGAAGCGCGAGCAGGTCGCCGATCTGGAGGACGAACTCGCCGAACTCAAGGAGGAGCGTGAGTCGCTCAAGGCCGACCTCCGGGAGGCGCGCGAGGCACGCGACGAGGCGAAGGAGGCGGCCGCGACCGTCGAGAGCCGCCTCGAGAATCGCCGCGAGACCGTCCAGCGCCTGGAGTGGGAGGTGGACGAACTCGCCGCGCAGGTCGGCGAGTACGACCCCGAGGACGTCCCCGACCACGACACGGTCGAGTCGGAGATCGAGCGCCTGGAGGGCGAGATGGCGGACCTCGAACCCGTCAACATGCTCGCCATCGACGAGTACGACCGGGTGGCCGACGACCTCGGGGATCTAGAGGAGAAGCGCGCCACCCTGATCGAGGAGCGCGACGGCATCGTCGAGCGCATCGAGGGCTACGAGGCGAGAAAGCGCGAGACGTTCATGGAGGCCTACGAGGCCATCGACGAGCACTTCACGGACATCTTCGAGCGCCTCTCGGGCGGCACGGGGACGCTCCACCTGGAGGACGAGGCGGACCCCTTCGACGGCGGGCTGACGATGAAGGCCCAGCCGGGGGACAAGCCCGTCCAGCGCCTCGCGGCCATGTCCGGCGGGGAGAAGTCGCTGACGGCGCTCGCCTTCATCTTCGCCATCCAGCGGCACAACCCCGCGCCGTTCTACGCGCTCGACGAGGTGGACGCCTTCCTCGACGCCGCCAACGCCGAGGCGGTGGGCGAACTGGTCGACGAACTGGCCGACACCGCCCAGTTCATCGTCGTCTCCCACCGCTCCGCGCTCCTCGAGCGCTCCGAGCGCGCCATCGGCGTCACGATGCAGGACGACAACGTGAGCGCCGTGACCGGCATCGACCTCGCGGCCGCGGGGGTGACCGCCGGTGACTGAGCGCGCAGGCGAGTCCGACGGCGAGCGCCCCGATCCCGGAATCGGGACCGACGGCGGGGAGGGGATCGCGTTCGACTGGACCGGCCACGACTCGCGCGAGCGCGGGGAGGGAGCCGACGATCCCCCCGACGACCGCCGCCCGGACGGGGCGGAGGACGCCGGCGCGGACGCCGTCGATCCGGACGCGCCCGACGGCGACGAGGTCGAGCCGGTCGAACTGCTCGTGCAGCTCGCCGACAGGGGCGAGA
The Halomarina pelagica DNA segment above includes these coding regions:
- a CDS encoding DUF7518 family protein produces the protein MASGNRVEELESRVRQLEASVTGLTDELVECKERIQALEAEVDPPDAVAGRSGRTGRAEGSDPPASESEGDKSERSEEEERSDSPGGDEIIVA
- the smc gene encoding chromosome segregation protein SMC, whose product is MHIKELVLDDFKSFGRTTRIPFYEDFTTISGPNGSGKSNIIDSVLFALGLARTSGIRAEKLTDLIYNPDDDGAAFAGEREASVEVVLDNADRTLSRSQVVNAAGTESVGDVDEISIRRRVKQTEDNYYSYYYLNGRSVNLSDIQDLLAQAGVAPEGYNVVMQGDVTEIINMTPHARREIVDEIAGVAEFDARKADAMDELEVVEERVDEADLRIEEKEERLAQLEDERETALEYQSLKEEREEYEGYLKAAELEDKRARLDRTERKVERDETKLEERRRTLDERQGTVLRLEEDLEDLNAEIERTGEDEQLRVKREIEEVKGEIARLEDAIESAEGRIEEAESKRREAFVKLDAKQEQVDDLDARIRNAKVAKSSLKAEAMEREEELAEVEAEIEAVDSEYEQLKTDLQEARDELEAAKAERNELQREQDRLLDEARRRSNDQRELREEIESLEASIPDLEADLADLEAELEKAEKNKTTIESVVDDLRAEKYERQDELDDLEDEVSAAQQEYAELEAKAGESGDSSYGRAVTTVLNGGLDGVHGTVGQLGGVSGRYATACETAAGGRLANVVVDDDGVGQRCIEYLKSRNAGRATFLPINKMRQRSLPSEPSRDGVVGFAYDLIDFDPQYAGVFSYVVGDTLVVEDMATARDLMGQFRMVTLEGELVEKSGAMTGGSRSGSRYSFSSGKGQLERVAERITRLEDERREAREELRDVESRLDDARDRQAAAADKVREVRTEIERTEGRIEDVRETIAAKETRVAEIDEEREAVAERMEALEDEIAEATETVAGIEERIADLEEELRNSAVAELTERAEEIRAEIADLEDEMDDLDGDLNELGLEKQYAEDAIEELHETIEDAQNRKAEAETRVADLEAEIETKEAALAEKREQVADLEDELAELKEERESLKADLREAREARDEAKEAAATVESRLENRRETVQRLEWEVDELAAQVGEYDPEDVPDHDTVESEIERLEGEMADLEPVNMLAIDEYDRVADDLGDLEEKRATLIEERDGIVERIEGYEARKRETFMEAYEAIDEHFTDIFERLSGGTGTLHLEDEADPFDGGLTMKAQPGDKPVQRLAAMSGGEKSLTALAFIFAIQRHNPAPFYALDEVDAFLDAANAEAVGELVDELADTAQFIVVSHRSALLERSERAIGVTMQDDNVSAVTGIDLAAAGVTAGD